A single genomic interval of Daucus carota subsp. sativus chromosome 1, DH1 v3.0, whole genome shotgun sequence harbors:
- the LOC108205157 gene encoding UDP-N-acetylglucosamine diphosphorylase 1 isoform X2: protein MREIGAQQAQIEGNNSNGSGNGNGGDQFNDGGGMAGPPQGLIERLKDYGQEDAFALWDELSSDERELLVKDIENVDLSRIDRIIRCSLQSHALPAAAIEPVPESSVSTVEDRKLEDRERWWKMGMKAISEGKLAVLLLSGGQGTRLGSSDPKGCFNIGLPSGKSLFQLQAEKILRVQRLAALSQNEGSTDIVPIHWYIMTSPFTDDATRKFFESHKYFGLESDQVTFFQQGTIPCVSKDGRFIMETPCRVAKAPDGNGGVYSALKYSRLLDDMTMRGVKYLDCYGVDNALVRVADPTFLGYFIDKGVATAAKVVRKAYPQEKVGVFVRRGKGGPLAVVEYSELDSSLASAINQETGRLRFCWSNVCLHMFTVDFLNQVANGLEKDSIYHLAEKKIPSIHGYTMGYKLEQFIFDAFPYAPSMTLFEVLREEEFAPVKNANGSNYDTPDSARLLCLRLHTRWVVAAGGFLTHSVPLYSTGVEVSPLCSYAGENLEAICRGRTFHAPCEISY from the exons ATGAGAGAGATTGGTGCACAACAGGCGCAAATTGAAGGTAACAACAGCAACGGTAGCGGTAACGGTAACGGCGGTGATCAGTTCAACGACGGTGGCGGCATGGCGGGACCGCCACAGGGATTGATAGAGAGATTGAAGGATTATGGACAGGAGGATGCGTTTGCGCTGTGGGATGAGCTTTCGAGTGACGAGCGGGAGCTTCTCGTTAAGGATATTGag AATGTGGATCTTTCTAGGATTGATCGGATTATTCGTTGCTCGCTTCAGTCACAtg CGCTACCGGCTGCGGCAATTGAGCCGGTGCCGGAGAGTAGTGTGTCAACTGTAGAGGATAGGAAGCTTGAAGATAGGGAAAGATGGTGGAAGATGGGAATGAAGGCGATTTCTGAGGGAAAACTAGCAGTTTTACTTCTCTCTGGTGGTCAG GGAACTCGTCTCGGAAGTTCAGATCCAAAGGGATGTTTCA ATATTGGACTTCCATCTGGGAAATCactttttcaacttcaagctgAGAAAATCTTGCGTGTTCAAAGATTAGCAGCTCTATCTCAAAATGAGG GATCTACTGATATTGTGCCAATACATTGGTATATAATGACTAGCCCGTTTACTGATGATGCCACACGCAAGTTCTTTGAAAGTCATAAATATTTTGGTCTTGAATCTGATCAA GTTACCTTCTTCCAGCAGGGGACAATACCCTGTGTTTCAAAAGATGGTAGATTTATAATGGAGACTCCTTGCAGA GTAGCAAAGGCTCCAGACGGAAATGGAGGAGTCTATTCAG CTTTGAAATATTCAAGGTTACTAGATGATATGACAATGAGAGGGGTTAAATATTTAGACTGTTATGGAGTTGACAACGCTCTG GTCCGTGTGGCTGACCCTACTTTCCTGGGTTATTTCATCGATAAAGGTGTAGCTACTGCAGCTAAAGTTGTCCGTAAG GCTTACCCTCAAGAAAAGGTTGGTGTGTTTGTAAGGCGAGGAAAAGGCGGACCTCTTGCTGTAGTTGAATATAGCGAGCTAGATTCATCTCTAGCTAGTGCAATAAATCAGGAAACTGGCAGGCTTCGTTTTTGTTGGAGTAAT GTTTGCCTACATATGTTTACCGTTGATTTTCTAAATCAAGTTGCAAATGGTCTTGAGAAGGACAGCAT TTACCATCTTGCCGAGAAGAAAATTCCATCAATCCATGGATATACAATGGGATACAAATTGGAACAATTTATATTTGATGCATTCCCTTATGCACCTTCCATGACACTTTTCGAg GTGTTGCGTGAAGAAGAATTTGCTCCAGTAAAAAATGCCAATGGTTCGAATTATGACACTCCAGATAGTGCTCGCTTGCTATGTCTCCGTCTTCACACTCGTTGGGTGGTTGCTGCTGGTGGCTTCTTAACACATTCAGTGCCTTTATATTCAACTG GTGTGGAGGTATCACCACTTTGTTCTTATGCTGGAGAAAACCTTGAAGCTATATGTCGTGGTAGAACATTTCACGCACCTTGTGAAATCTCATACTAA
- the LOC108205157 gene encoding UDP-N-acetylglucosamine diphosphorylase 1 isoform X1 produces MREIGAQQAQIEGNNSNGSGNGNGGDQFNDGGGMAGPPQGLIERLKDYGQEDAFALWDELSSDERELLVKDIENVDLSRIDRIIRCSLQSHALPAAAIEPVPESSVSTVEDRKLEDRERWWKMGMKAISEGKLAVLLLSGGQGTRLGSSDPKGCFNIGLPSGKSLFQLQAEKILRVQRLAALSQNEGSTDIVPIHWYIMTSPFTDDATRKFFESHKYFGLESDQVTFFQQGTIPCVSKDGRFIMETPCRVGPFSLFFPSNLCLRLFDGTVVNPCQVAKAPDGNGGVYSALKYSRLLDDMTMRGVKYLDCYGVDNALVRVADPTFLGYFIDKGVATAAKVVRKAYPQEKVGVFVRRGKGGPLAVVEYSELDSSLASAINQETGRLRFCWSNVCLHMFTVDFLNQVANGLEKDSIYHLAEKKIPSIHGYTMGYKLEQFIFDAFPYAPSMTLFEVLREEEFAPVKNANGSNYDTPDSARLLCLRLHTRWVVAAGGFLTHSVPLYSTGVEVSPLCSYAGENLEAICRGRTFHAPCEISY; encoded by the exons ATGAGAGAGATTGGTGCACAACAGGCGCAAATTGAAGGTAACAACAGCAACGGTAGCGGTAACGGTAACGGCGGTGATCAGTTCAACGACGGTGGCGGCATGGCGGGACCGCCACAGGGATTGATAGAGAGATTGAAGGATTATGGACAGGAGGATGCGTTTGCGCTGTGGGATGAGCTTTCGAGTGACGAGCGGGAGCTTCTCGTTAAGGATATTGag AATGTGGATCTTTCTAGGATTGATCGGATTATTCGTTGCTCGCTTCAGTCACAtg CGCTACCGGCTGCGGCAATTGAGCCGGTGCCGGAGAGTAGTGTGTCAACTGTAGAGGATAGGAAGCTTGAAGATAGGGAAAGATGGTGGAAGATGGGAATGAAGGCGATTTCTGAGGGAAAACTAGCAGTTTTACTTCTCTCTGGTGGTCAG GGAACTCGTCTCGGAAGTTCAGATCCAAAGGGATGTTTCA ATATTGGACTTCCATCTGGGAAATCactttttcaacttcaagctgAGAAAATCTTGCGTGTTCAAAGATTAGCAGCTCTATCTCAAAATGAGG GATCTACTGATATTGTGCCAATACATTGGTATATAATGACTAGCCCGTTTACTGATGATGCCACACGCAAGTTCTTTGAAAGTCATAAATATTTTGGTCTTGAATCTGATCAA GTTACCTTCTTCCAGCAGGGGACAATACCCTGTGTTTCAAAAGATGGTAGATTTATAATGGAGACTCCTTGCAGAGTAGGacctttttcccttttttttccCAGTAATCTATGTTTGCGCTTATTTGATGGCACAGTTGTAAACCCTTG CCAGGTAGCAAAGGCTCCAGACGGAAATGGAGGAGTCTATTCAG CTTTGAAATATTCAAGGTTACTAGATGATATGACAATGAGAGGGGTTAAATATTTAGACTGTTATGGAGTTGACAACGCTCTG GTCCGTGTGGCTGACCCTACTTTCCTGGGTTATTTCATCGATAAAGGTGTAGCTACTGCAGCTAAAGTTGTCCGTAAG GCTTACCCTCAAGAAAAGGTTGGTGTGTTTGTAAGGCGAGGAAAAGGCGGACCTCTTGCTGTAGTTGAATATAGCGAGCTAGATTCATCTCTAGCTAGTGCAATAAATCAGGAAACTGGCAGGCTTCGTTTTTGTTGGAGTAAT GTTTGCCTACATATGTTTACCGTTGATTTTCTAAATCAAGTTGCAAATGGTCTTGAGAAGGACAGCAT TTACCATCTTGCCGAGAAGAAAATTCCATCAATCCATGGATATACAATGGGATACAAATTGGAACAATTTATATTTGATGCATTCCCTTATGCACCTTCCATGACACTTTTCGAg GTGTTGCGTGAAGAAGAATTTGCTCCAGTAAAAAATGCCAATGGTTCGAATTATGACACTCCAGATAGTGCTCGCTTGCTATGTCTCCGTCTTCACACTCGTTGGGTGGTTGCTGCTGGTGGCTTCTTAACACATTCAGTGCCTTTATATTCAACTG GTGTGGAGGTATCACCACTTTGTTCTTATGCTGGAGAAAACCTTGAAGCTATATGTCGTGGTAGAACATTTCACGCACCTTGTGAAATCTCATACTAA